The Kluyvera intermedia genome window below encodes:
- a CDS encoding DUF3330 domain-containing protein gives MNANAPNTASCTTCCVCCKEIPLDAAFTPEGAEYVEHFCGLDCYERFQARAKAATESDIAPVPGGSQPSD, from the coding sequence ATGAACGCAAACGCCCCGAACACTGCCAGTTGCACCACCTGCTGCGTATGCTGCAAAGAAATTCCGCTCGATGCCGCCTTCACCCCGGAAGGCGCGGAATACGTCGAACATTTCTGCGGGCTGGATTGCTATGAACGCTTCCAGGCACGCGCCAAGGCCGCGACAGAATCTGACATTGCGCCTGTCCCTGGCGGTTCGCAGCCGTCAGATTGA
- a CDS encoding recombinase family protein — MQGQRIGYVRVSSFDQNPERQLEGVQVARVFTDKASGKDTQRPELERLLAFVREGDTVVVHSMDRLARNLDDLRRIVQGLTQRGVRMEFVKEGLKFTGEDSPMANLMLSVMGAFAEFERALIRERQREGIVLAKQRGAYRGRKKSLNSEQIAELKRRVAAGDQKTLVARDFGISRETLYQYLRED, encoded by the coding sequence TTGCAAGGTCAACGCATCGGCTATGTCCGCGTCAGCAGCTTCGACCAGAACCCGGAACGGCAATTGGAGGGTGTTCAGGTGGCGCGGGTGTTCACCGACAAGGCTTCTGGCAAGGACACCCAGCGTCCCGAGCTGGAAAGGCTGCTGGCCTTCGTCCGCGAGGGCGACACCGTGGTGGTGCATAGCATGGACAGGCTGGCACGCAACCTTGATGACCTGCGCCGCATCGTCCAAGGGCTGACACAACGGGGCGTGCGCATGGAGTTCGTCAAAGAAGGGCTGAAGTTCACCGGCGAGGACTCACCGATGGCCAATCTGATGCTGTCGGTCATGGGAGCCTTCGCTGAGTTCGAGCGCGCCCTGATCCGCGAACGTCAGCGCGAGGGAATCGTGCTGGCCAAGCAGCGCGGTGCCTACCGGGGACGAAAGAAATCGCTGAACAGCGAACAAATTGCCGAGTTGAAACGGCGAGTTGCGGCAGGCGACCAAAAAACCTTGGTGGCCCGTGACTTCGGCATCAGCCGCGAAACCTTGTACCAGTACCTGCGGGAAGACTGA
- the merA gene encoding mercury(II) reductase codes for MTTLKITGMTCDSCAAHVKEALEKVPGVQSALVSYPKGTAQLAIEAGTSSDALTTAVAGLGYEATLADAPPTDNRAGLLDKMRGWIGAADKPSGNERPLQVVVIGSGGAAMAAALKAVEQGAQVTLIERGTIGGTCVNVGCVPSKIMIRAAHIAHLRRESPFDGGMPPTPPTILRERLLAQQQARVEELRHAKYEGILDGNSAITVLHGEARFKDDQSLIVSLNEGGERVVMFDRCLVATGASPAVPPIPGLKESPYWTSTEALASDTIPERLAVIGSSVVALELAQAFARLGSKVTALARNTLFFREDPAIGEAVTAAFRAEGIEVLEHTQASQVAHMDGEFVLTTTHGELRADKLLVATGRTPNTRSLALEAAGVAVNAQGAIVIDKGMRTSSPNIYAAGDCTDQPQFVYVAAAAGTRAAINMTGGDAALDLTAMPAVVFTDPQVATVGYSEAEAHHDGIETDSRLLTLDNVPRALANFDTRGFIKLVIEEGSGRLIGVQAVAPEAGELIQTAVLAIRNRMTVQELADQLFPYLTMVEGLKLAAQTFSKDVKQLSCCAG; via the coding sequence TGTCCTATCCGAAGGGCACAGCGCAACTCGCCATTGAGGCGGGCACGTCATCGGATGCGCTGACTACCGCCGTGGCCGGACTGGGCTACGAGGCAACGCTTGCCGATGCGCCACCGACGGACAACCGCGCCGGCCTGCTCGACAAGATGCGCGGCTGGATAGGGGCCGCTGATAAGCCCAGTGGCAACGAACGCCCGTTGCAGGTCGTCGTCATTGGTAGCGGTGGAGCCGCGATGGCGGCAGCACTGAAGGCCGTCGAGCAAGGCGCGCAGGTCACGCTGATTGAGCGCGGCACCATCGGCGGCACCTGCGTCAACGTCGGTTGTGTGCCGTCCAAGATCATGATCCGCGCCGCCCACATCGCCCATCTGCGCCGGGAAAGCCCATTCGACGGCGGCATGCCACCCACACCGCCGACGATCTTGCGCGAGCGGCTGCTGGCCCAGCAGCAGGCCCGTGTCGAAGAACTCCGTCATGCTAAGTACGAAGGCATCCTGGACGGCAATTCAGCCATCACCGTTCTGCACGGTGAAGCGCGTTTCAAGGACGACCAGAGCCTTATCGTTAGTTTGAACGAGGGTGGCGAGCGCGTCGTGATGTTCGACCGCTGCCTGGTCGCCACGGGTGCCAGCCCGGCGGTCCCGCCGATTCCGGGCTTGAAAGAGTCACCCTACTGGACTTCCACCGAGGCCCTGGCGAGCGACACCATTCCCGAACGCCTTGCCGTAATCGGCTCGTCGGTGGTGGCGCTGGAGCTGGCGCAAGCCTTTGCCCGGCTGGGCAGCAAGGTCACGGCCCTGGCGCGCAATACCTTGTTCTTCCGTGAAGACCCGGCCATCGGCGAGGCGGTGACAGCCGCTTTCCGTGCCGAGGGCATCGAGGTGCTGGAGCACACGCAAGCCAGCCAGGTCGCCCATATGGACGGTGAATTCGTGCTGACCACCACGCACGGTGAATTGCGCGCCGACAAGCTGCTGGTCGCCACCGGCCGGACACCGAACACGCGCAGCCTGGCATTGGAAGCGGCGGGGGTAGCCGTCAATGCGCAGGGGGCCATCGTCATCGACAAGGGCATGCGCACCAGTAGCCCGAACATCTACGCGGCCGGCGACTGCACCGACCAGCCGCAGTTCGTCTATGTGGCGGCAGCGGCCGGCACTCGTGCGGCGATCAACATGACTGGCGGCGATGCGGCCCTGGACCTGACCGCAATGCCGGCCGTGGTGTTCACCGACCCGCAGGTCGCCACCGTGGGCTACAGCGAGGCGGAAGCACATCACGACGGGATCGAGACCGACAGTCGCCTGCTAACACTGGATAACGTGCCGCGTGCGCTTGCCAACTTCGACACACGCGGCTTCATCAAGCTGGTCATCGAGGAAGGTAGCGGACGGCTCATCGGCGTGCAAGCGGTGGCCCCGGAAGCGGGTGAACTGATCCAGACGGCGGTGCTCGCCATTCGCAACCGTATGACCGTGCAGGAACTGGCCGACCAATTGTTCCCCTACCTGACCATGGTCGAAGGGCTGAAGCTCGCGGCGCAGACCTTCAGCAAGGACGTGAAGCAGCTTTCGTGCTGCGCCGGATGA
- the merD gene encoding mercury resistance co-regulator MerD yields the protein MSAYTVSRLALDAGVSVHIVRDYLLRGLLRPVAYTTGGYGLFDDTALQRLRFVRAAFEAGIGLDALARLCRALDAADGDGASAQLAVLRQLVERRREALASLEMQLAAMPTEPAQHAESLP from the coding sequence ATGAGCGCCTACACAGTGTCCCGGCTGGCCCTTGATGCCGGGGTGAGCGTGCATATCGTGCGCGACTACCTGCTGCGCGGATTGCTACGGCCGGTCGCGTACACCACGGGCGGCTACGGCTTGTTCGATGACACCGCGTTGCAACGGCTGCGCTTTGTACGGGCTGCCTTCGAAGCGGGTATCGGCCTGGACGCACTGGCGCGGCTGTGCCGGGCGCTGGATGCTGCGGACGGTGACGGTGCGTCTGCGCAGCTTGCCGTGTTGCGGCAACTCGTCGAGCGTCGGCGCGAGGCCCTGGCCAGCCTCGAAATGCAACTGGCCGCCATGCCAACCGAACCGGCACAGCACGCGGAGAGTCTGCCATGA
- the merE gene encoding broad-spectrum mercury transporter MerE: MNSPEHLPSETHKPITGYLWGALAVLTCPCHLPILAIVLAGTTAGAFIGEHWGIAALTLTGLFVLSVTRLLRAFKGRS; this comes from the coding sequence ATGAACAGCCCAGAGCACTTGCCGTCTGAGACGCACAAACCGATCACCGGCTACTTGTGGGGCGCGCTGGCCGTGCTCACCTGTCCCTGCCATTTGCCGATTCTCGCCATTGTGCTAGCCGGCACGACGGCCGGCGCGTTCATCGGGGAGCACTGGGGTATTGCAGCCCTCACGCTGACCGGCTTGTTTGTCCTGTCTGTGACGCGGCTGCTGCGGGCCTTCAAGGGAAGATCATGA